In a genomic window of Methylovirgula sp. 4M-Z18:
- a CDS encoding DMT family transporter, whose amino-acid sequence MSVLTLPKAGSARQRRIGLALVVLATIVWSTAGLFARVVELDSWTILFWRGIFGATTGLSYLLWQKGGETLPSFRRMGWPDMAFSLSAALAMLAFFAALKHTSVAHVSIIYATVPFVTALLAWAVVREAASAATMAASFIALAGVTLMLGWGAGEGHLSGDILSFLMTALMGVMIVIGRAYISAFIVERCVLAALFSSLLSLPFATPLAASSFDVTAIALFGAAHMGLGMIVFGYGAQMIPASESALLGALETPLAPFWVWAVFGDIPGIATIVGGTIVLCAVCGHVLWESR is encoded by the coding sequence ATGTCCGTTCTGACTCTGCCTAAAGCCGGTTCCGCGCGTCAACGTCGCATCGGCCTCGCGCTGGTGGTGCTGGCGACGATCGTCTGGAGCACGGCCGGACTTTTTGCCCGCGTCGTCGAGCTTGATTCCTGGACGATTCTGTTCTGGCGCGGGATCTTCGGCGCAACGACCGGTCTTAGCTACCTCCTCTGGCAGAAGGGCGGCGAGACGTTGCCGTCGTTCCGGCGCATGGGTTGGCCCGACATGGCCTTCAGCCTCAGCGCGGCGCTCGCCATGCTCGCCTTTTTTGCTGCTTTGAAACATACATCGGTCGCGCATGTGTCCATCATCTATGCGACGGTGCCCTTCGTGACCGCCTTGCTCGCCTGGGCCGTCGTGCGCGAAGCCGCAAGCGCCGCGACGATGGCCGCGAGCTTCATCGCCCTTGCCGGCGTGACCTTGATGCTTGGTTGGGGCGCTGGCGAGGGCCATCTCTCGGGCGACATCCTCTCCTTTCTCATGACGGCGCTGATGGGCGTGATGATCGTGATCGGCCGCGCCTATATCTCGGCCTTCATCGTCGAGCGCTGCGTCTTGGCTGCCCTCTTTAGCTCGCTGCTCAGCTTGCCCTTCGCGACGCCGCTGGCGGCGAGCAGCTTCGATGTCACCGCGATCGCGCTGTTCGGGGCGGCCCATATGGGGCTCGGCATGATCGTCTTCGGCTATGGCGCGCAGATGATCCCGGCGAGCGAATCGGCGCTCCTCGGCGCGCTGGAAACGCCGCTCGCCCCCTTCTGGGTCTGGGCGGTGTTCGGCGATATTCCGGGCATTGCAACGATCGTCGGCGGCACCATCGTCCTGTGCGCCGTCTGCGGCCACGTGCTGTGGGAGAGCCGCTAG
- a CDS encoding monovalent cation:proton antiporter-2 (CPA2) family protein has translation MAPAHPLETYKELLLFLCTAGLVAPVFRRLRISPVIGYIGAGVLLGPHGLGALADRWPILDYVSFSSVEQIAQFAEFGVVFLLFMIGLELSFERLKRMRKLVFGLGALQVLVTILVIATLGVVLGEKTGTSLVIGAALALSSTAIVMPILVETKRLATDAGRASFAILLFQDLMIAPLLFMVSVLGTRAESGFGVGLFYALAPAVIALALLVGIGRLVLRPLFHHVALSRSTEFFMAAALLVVLGTGMVTEASGLSMALGAFIAGLLLAETEYRRELEVTIEPFKGLLLGLFFVSVGAGLDLSHVIAAPYLTLGIAIAFVVIKAIIVYGLARLLGKSHAAAFETALLIGPGGEFAFVMIGAAAANNLLSSSAAGNVMLAVTLSMLAIPFLAPLSTRAPRKAPTIDPALLVPPSAEETRARVLIIGYGRVGRLVSDMLTRHNLEFLAVDGDAKLVAAARDAGVPIYWGDATRPDFLFAMGIAHARALVVTMDAPRAAELIVEEARKMRPDLTIVARARDATHATHLYQLGASDAIPETIEASLQLSEAVLVDIGIPMGYVIASIHEKRDEYRQLLQKASPSEKPRHAIRMSTRVKDMNKPKKSVEGEA, from the coding sequence TTGGCGCCGGCTCACCCGTTAGAGACCTATAAGGAACTGCTGCTGTTCCTGTGTACGGCGGGCCTTGTCGCACCGGTGTTCCGGCGACTGCGCATCAGTCCGGTGATCGGGTATATCGGGGCAGGCGTGTTGCTTGGGCCGCACGGCCTCGGCGCTCTCGCCGATCGCTGGCCGATCCTCGATTATGTCAGCTTTTCGAGCGTCGAGCAGATCGCCCAATTCGCCGAGTTCGGCGTGGTGTTCCTCTTGTTCATGATCGGGCTCGAATTGTCGTTCGAGCGCTTAAAGCGCATGCGCAAATTGGTGTTCGGGCTTGGCGCGCTGCAGGTTCTCGTCACCATTCTCGTCATCGCGACGCTGGGCGTCGTTCTTGGGGAGAAGACCGGGACGTCGCTGGTGATCGGCGCGGCGCTCGCTTTGTCCTCCACCGCCATCGTCATGCCGATCCTGGTCGAGACGAAACGGCTCGCGACCGATGCCGGCCGCGCGAGTTTTGCGATCCTGTTGTTTCAGGATCTGATGATCGCGCCGCTCTTGTTCATGGTCTCGGTGCTGGGCACGCGGGCCGAATCGGGTTTTGGAGTGGGCCTGTTCTACGCGCTGGCACCGGCCGTGATCGCCTTGGCGCTGCTGGTCGGTATAGGCCGCCTGGTATTGCGTCCGCTGTTCCACCATGTGGCGCTGTCGCGTTCGACCGAATTTTTCATGGCGGCGGCGCTGCTCGTCGTGCTCGGCACCGGCATGGTGACGGAGGCGAGCGGCTTGTCCATGGCGCTCGGCGCCTTCATCGCCGGCCTGCTGCTGGCGGAGACCGAATATCGGCGCGAACTCGAAGTCACGATCGAACCGTTCAAAGGCCTGCTTCTCGGGCTCTTCTTCGTGTCAGTCGGCGCGGGGCTCGACCTGTCTCACGTGATCGCGGCGCCTTATCTGACCCTCGGCATCGCCATCGCCTTCGTCGTGATCAAGGCAATTATCGTTTATGGGCTCGCCCGGCTGCTCGGCAAATCCCATGCCGCTGCCTTTGAAACGGCGCTGCTGATCGGACCCGGCGGCGAATTTGCCTTCGTGATGATCGGCGCCGCGGCCGCCAACAATCTGTTGTCATCCTCCGCCGCGGGCAATGTCATGCTGGCGGTCACGCTATCGATGCTCGCGATTCCGTTCCTCGCGCCGCTCTCCACGCGGGCGCCGCGCAAGGCCCCGACGATCGATCCGGCGCTGCTCGTTCCGCCGAGCGCCGAGGAAACGAGGGCCCGCGTTCTCATCATCGGCTATGGCCGCGTCGGGCGGCTGGTGAGCGATATGTTGACGCGGCACAATTTGGAATTTCTCGCCGTCGATGGCGATGCCAAGCTCGTGGCCGCGGCGCGCGACGCGGGCGTGCCGATCTATTGGGGCGACGCGACGCGGCCGGATTTTCTGTTCGCCATGGGCATCGCCCATGCGCGCGCGCTGGTCGTGACCATGGATGCGCCGCGGGCCGCAGAACTCATTGTCGAGGAAGCGCGCAAGATGCGGCCAGATCTGACCATCGTCGCCCGTGCACGCGATGCCACGCATGCCACCCATCTCTACCAATTGGGCGCGAGCGACGCGATTCCCGAAACCATCGAAGCCAGTCTGCAATTGTCCGAGGCGGTGCTGGTCGATATCGGCATTCCGATGGGCTATGTGATCGCCTCGATCCATGAGAAGCGCGACGAGTACCGGCAATTGCTGCAAAAGGCGTCGCCGAGCGAAAAACCGCGCCACGCGATTCGCATGTCGACCCGCGTGAAGGACATGAACAAGCCGAAAAAATCCGTCGAGGGCGAAGCTTAG
- the tal gene encoding transaldolase produces the protein MSASKLDQLKSMTVVVSDTGDIDSIRAYSPQDCTTNPTLILKAAQMPAYAYLVDEAVDWGRKHARTAGEVTDRLAVNVGVELSKIVPGRVSTEVDADLSFDTQAMIVKARALIADYQSRGVGRERILIKLASTWEGIRAAEVLQKEGIDCNLTLQFSLAQAVACGAAGVFLISPFVGRILDWHVKAEGKTFTAEDDPGVQSVRKIYAYYKTHGIRTVVMGASFRNTGEIEALAGCDRLTIAPALLDALSKDTGTLERRLSPDSVSDSQPKLIFDEKAFRWALNEDQMATEKLAEGIRAFAKDLRTLREMVAKRLG, from the coding sequence ATGTCCGCCTCGAAACTCGATCAATTGAAATCCATGACCGTCGTCGTGTCCGACACAGGCGACATCGATTCGATCCGCGCTTACAGCCCGCAGGATTGCACCACCAATCCGACCCTCATTCTCAAGGCGGCGCAAATGCCCGCCTATGCCTATCTCGTCGACGAAGCCGTCGATTGGGGCCGCAAGCATGCGCGCACCGCCGGCGAAGTGACCGACCGGCTCGCCGTCAATGTCGGCGTCGAGCTCTCCAAAATCGTTCCCGGCCGTGTCTCGACCGAAGTCGATGCCGATCTGTCCTTCGACACCCAGGCCATGATCGTCAAGGCGCGAGCGCTGATCGCCGATTATCAGTCGCGCGGCGTCGGGCGCGAGCGCATTCTGATCAAGCTCGCCTCGACCTGGGAAGGCATTCGCGCCGCCGAGGTCCTGCAGAAAGAGGGCATCGACTGCAATCTGACGCTGCAGTTCTCGCTGGCCCAGGCGGTTGCCTGCGGCGCCGCCGGCGTCTTCCTGATCTCGCCCTTCGTCGGCCGTATCCTCGATTGGCATGTGAAGGCCGAGGGCAAGACCTTTACCGCCGAGGATGATCCGGGCGTGCAATCGGTCCGCAAGATCTATGCCTATTACAAGACCCATGGCATCAGGACCGTGGTGATGGGCGCCTCGTTCCGCAACACCGGCGAGATCGAAGCGCTCGCCGGCTGCGATCGCCTCACCATCGCGCCCGCTCTGCTCGATGCTCTGTCGAAGGACACGGGCACGTTGGAGCGTCGCCTGTCGCCGGACAGCGTGAGCGACTCGCAGCCCAAACTCATCTTCGACGAGAAAGCCTTCCGCTGGGCCCTGAACGAGGACCAGATGGCGACCGAAAAGCTCGCCGAAGGTATCCGCGCTTTCGCCAAGGATCTGCGTACCTTGCGCGAAATGGTCGCGAAACGTTTGGGGTAG
- a CDS encoding TIGR00645 family protein — MKSVVGGMERAIFASRWLQAPLYLGLIAAQGVYIYKFFRELIHLVVDANTFNDTQIMLIVLDLIDVVLVANLIVMVVVGGYETFVSRLSVLDEHPDRPEWISHVDASGIKTKLLMALVSISSIHLLRTFMGLGGMATGEAAIDATAVAGQVAIQITFLISVLAMAWIDRMGKSH; from the coding sequence ATGAAGTCAGTCGTCGGAGGGATGGAGCGGGCGATCTTTGCCAGCCGCTGGCTGCAGGCGCCGCTCTATCTGGGACTGATCGCCGCGCAAGGCGTCTATATCTACAAATTCTTCCGCGAACTCATCCATCTCGTCGTCGATGCCAATACGTTCAACGACACCCAGATCATGCTGATCGTGCTCGACCTGATCGATGTGGTGCTGGTCGCCAATCTGATCGTCATGGTCGTGGTCGGCGGTTATGAGACCTTCGTCTCGCGCCTGTCGGTGCTCGACGAGCATCCGGACCGGCCCGAATGGATCTCCCACGTGGATGCGAGCGGGATCAAGACCAAGCTGCTGATGGCGTTGGTCAGCATTTCGTCCATCCATCTCTTGCGCACGTTCATGGGGCTTGGCGGCATGGCGACCGGCGAAGCGGCGATCGATGCCACGGCGGTCGCCGGGCAGGTCGCCATCCAGATCACGTTCCTCATATCGGTACTCGCCATGGCCTGGATCGATAGGATGGGCAAAAGCCATTAA
- a CDS encoding phosphoribosylaminoimidazolesuccinocarboxamide synthase, which translates to MSEYAAVREVVIPELPNYYRGKVRENYDLADGRRIIIATDRLSAFDRAIACIPLKGQVLTQMARFWFERTADICPNHVLAYPDPNVVVGQKLDILPVEVVVRGYLAGTTATSVLTMYKRGQRDIYGVHFPDGLRDNEILPQAILTPTTKAFDGGHDEPLSPQEIVEKGILAKSQWDKVADYALALFARGQALARERGLILVDTKYEFGTDPQGRILLADEIHTPDSSRYWFAKSYPERFEKGEKPESFDKDFVRNWVAARCDPYKEPIPAIPDTLIEQTTQVYVHAFETVTGQAFQPPAVGEDPVARIRGNLAQFF; encoded by the coding sequence ATGTCCGAATATGCCGCCGTCCGCGAAGTGGTGATCCCCGAACTGCCGAATTATTATCGCGGCAAGGTGCGCGAGAATTACGATCTTGCCGACGGCCGGCGGATCATTATCGCAACCGACCGTTTGAGTGCCTTCGACCGCGCCATCGCCTGCATTCCGCTGAAAGGTCAGGTCCTAACGCAAATGGCGCGATTCTGGTTCGAACGGACGGCGGACATTTGCCCGAACCATGTGCTCGCCTATCCCGATCCCAATGTGGTCGTCGGGCAGAAGCTCGATATTCTCCCCGTGGAAGTCGTAGTGCGCGGCTATCTGGCCGGCACGACGGCGACATCGGTGCTCACCATGTACAAGCGGGGCCAACGCGACATTTACGGTGTGCATTTCCCCGACGGTTTGCGCGACAATGAAATTCTACCGCAGGCCATTCTCACCCCGACCACCAAAGCCTTCGACGGCGGCCATGACGAGCCCCTGTCGCCGCAGGAGATCGTGGAGAAGGGCATTCTTGCCAAAAGCCAATGGGACAAGGTGGCGGACTATGCGCTGGCGCTGTTTGCGCGCGGCCAGGCGCTGGCGCGCGAGCGCGGGCTCATTCTGGTCGACACCAAATACGAATTCGGCACCGATCCGCAGGGCCGCATCCTGCTTGCCGACGAGATCCACACGCCCGACAGCAGCCGCTATTGGTTTGCGAAGAGCTATCCCGAGCGGTTCGAAAAGGGCGAAAAGCCGGAGAGTTTCGACAAGGATTTCGTGCGCAACTGGGTGGCGGCGCGCTGCGACCCCTACAAGGAGCCGATCCCCGCGATCCCCGACACGTTGATCGAGCAGACGACGCAGGTCTACGTCCATGCTTTTGAGACGGTGACCGGCCAGGCTTTCCAGCCGCCGGCCGTGGGCGAGGACCCGGTGGCGCGCATCCGCGGGAATCTGGCGCAGTTTTTCTGA
- a CDS encoding RidA family protein yields MKKVVDFGLPNVGRPMEWAILADGILYTTLLPIFADGTFETGDIRKQTELTLDHLKRAVTAAGGTMEDVTQVVVHLPHPDDFTGMNEVYGRYFSQPYPQRATLVTKLIIPHVRIEIMAYAHIAAAK; encoded by the coding sequence ATGAAAAAGGTCGTCGATTTCGGGCTGCCCAACGTCGGCCGCCCCATGGAATGGGCCATTCTTGCCGATGGAATCCTCTATACGACCTTGCTGCCGATCTTTGCCGACGGCACTTTTGAAACGGGCGATATTCGCAAGCAGACCGAGCTCACCCTCGACCATCTCAAACGGGCCGTGACCGCTGCGGGCGGCACCATGGAAGACGTGACGCAAGTCGTTGTGCATTTGCCGCATCCGGACGATTTTACCGGCATGAACGAAGTCTATGGGCGGTATTTCTCCCAGCCTTATCCGCAACGCGCGACCCTGGTCACGAAACTGATCATCCCGCATGTACGGATCGAGATCATGGCCTACGCCCATATTGCGGCCGCGAAATAA
- a CDS encoding MBL fold metallo-hydrolase → MSDAVTLTLIGGPTLLVEIAGLRLLTDPTFDAPGSYQGTGIVLTKLTEPALRVEALQPIDAVLLSHDQHFDNLDHAGRAMLPQARHVLTTQAGAARLGGNATGLAPWESITLPGADGRVLQVTAVPARHGPVGIEPISGDVVGFVVQGSGGPAVYISGDTVWYEGVAEVAKRFDIAVAILFTGSAQPRGAFHMTMDSNDAIEAAHAFGTATIVAVHNEGWEHFVQSQDDLRNAFAVVGLGERLHMLQKGVAATLKV, encoded by the coding sequence ATGTCCGATGCCGTCACACTCACCTTGATCGGCGGCCCGACGCTGCTCGTGGAAATTGCCGGCCTGCGTTTGCTGACGGATCCGACCTTCGACGCGCCGGGCTCGTATCAGGGAACGGGCATCGTGCTGACGAAGCTCACCGAACCCGCGCTGCGTGTCGAGGCGCTGCAGCCCATCGACGCGGTTTTGTTGAGCCACGATCAACATTTCGACAATCTCGATCATGCCGGCCGCGCGATGCTGCCTCAGGCGCGCCATGTGCTGACGACGCAAGCCGGTGCGGCGCGCCTTGGCGGCAATGCAACGGGCCTCGCCCCGTGGGAAAGCATCACGCTGCCGGGAGCGGACGGCCGAGTGCTGCAGGTGACGGCGGTGCCCGCGCGGCACGGGCCGGTCGGGATCGAACCGATCAGCGGCGATGTGGTCGGCTTCGTCGTGCAAGGGAGCGGCGGTCCGGCCGTCTATATTTCCGGCGATACGGTTTGGTACGAAGGCGTGGCCGAGGTGGCGAAGCGATTCGATATCGCCGTCGCCATCCTGTTCACAGGATCGGCGCAGCCGCGCGGCGCATTTCACATGACGATGGACAGCAACGACGCGATCGAGGCGGCGCATGCGTTCGGCACGGCGACGATCGTCGCCGTGCACAACGAAGGCTGGGAACATTTCGTCCAGAGCCAGGACGATTTGCGCAACGCTTTTGCCGTCGTCGGCCTCGGCGAGCGGCTGCACATGCTGCAAAAAGGTGTCGCGGCGACGTTGAAAGTTTAG
- a CDS encoding serine hydrolase domain-containing protein, whose protein sequence is MRAKLIRTAAALVLGVIALSTMTGGMAAAQPTCGVPGNQKDGWEIATPASVGIDAAILCDLAHRIGDWKEANIHAILIARHGKLVFEQYYAGPDEKWGEPIPKAVFGPTMPHDLRSITRSVLALLLGIAIDKGWVHDVDLPVFTLLPNYTDLRTPEKDKIVLRDLLTMSSGLAWNERAPYGNPANSDTRMDQADDPCHYALEQPIDHQPGKVWAHSGGSAAVIACILHQATGKTIDTLAEEVLFKPLNISNVEWARYPKTGEPIAASGLRLLPRDTLKIGQLVLAKGVWRGSQIISANWIDDATAPHINGPGPYFFGYQFWLGRSLVNLHEVDWAAGFGSGGQRLFIVPALDLVVLVHAGMYSGPMDDGTPGTVVLNRFVLPATTP, encoded by the coding sequence ATGCGTGCCAAGCTGATCCGCACCGCCGCTGCTTTGGTCCTTGGCGTGATTGCACTTAGCACGATGACGGGTGGCATGGCGGCCGCACAGCCCACTTGCGGCGTGCCCGGCAATCAGAAGGACGGATGGGAGATTGCGACGCCGGCGAGCGTCGGCATCGACGCGGCCATCCTGTGCGATCTCGCGCACCGGATCGGCGACTGGAAAGAGGCGAATATCCACGCGATTCTGATCGCGCGGCATGGCAAGCTGGTCTTTGAGCAATATTATGCCGGACCCGACGAGAAATGGGGTGAGCCAATCCCCAAAGCCGTCTTCGGACCAACCATGCCGCATGACCTGCGCTCGATCACCAGGAGCGTGCTCGCCTTGCTGCTCGGGATCGCCATCGACAAGGGTTGGGTCCACGACGTCGATCTGCCGGTCTTCACATTGCTGCCTAACTACACCGATCTGCGCACGCCGGAAAAGGACAAGATCGTGCTGCGCGATCTCCTCACCATGTCATCGGGCCTCGCATGGAACGAAAGAGCGCCTTACGGCAATCCGGCCAATAGCGACACGCGCATGGATCAGGCGGACGATCCCTGCCATTACGCGCTCGAGCAGCCCATCGATCATCAGCCGGGCAAGGTCTGGGCCCATAGCGGCGGATCGGCGGCCGTCATCGCCTGCATTCTGCATCAGGCGACGGGCAAAACCATCGATACGCTCGCCGAGGAGGTTCTGTTCAAGCCGCTCAACATTTCCAATGTCGAGTGGGCGCGCTATCCCAAAACGGGTGAACCCATCGCCGCGTCGGGCTTGCGTCTCTTGCCGCGCGACACGCTCAAGATCGGCCAGCTCGTCCTCGCGAAGGGTGTATGGCGCGGTTCGCAAATCATATCTGCCAATTGGATCGACGACGCCACGGCGCCGCATATCAATGGCCCGGGCCCCTATTTCTTCGGCTATCAATTCTGGCTCGGGCGCTCGCTCGTCAATCTGCACGAGGTCGATTGGGCGGCGGGATTTGGTTCCGGCGGCCAAAGATTGTTCATCGTCCCTGCGCTCGATCTCGTGGTGCTGGTGCATGCCGGCATGTATAGCGGCCCTATGGACGACGGTACGCCGGGCACAGTCGTGCTGAATCGTTTCGTCCTGCCCGCAACGACGCCCTGA
- a CDS encoding aldo/keto reductase, whose amino-acid sequence MKTRKFTTRNGAVLNFTELGFGTAPLGNLYRPLTEKDARTTLNAAWDVGCRVFDTAPLYGLGLAETRLNGFLREHARKDYILSTKVGRLLTLTQPDRRTGIGKFFDTPARQEVYDYSYDGVMRSIEFSLERLGVDQIDILLCHDVDIFTHGSKAESDRRIGEFMAGGYKALHKLRDEKVIKAFGAGINEWQVAETLARAGDFDLFLLAGRYTLLEQEALTSFLPYCEEKNIGILLGGPYNSGILATGPKPGAFYNYDPAPPEILERVARIAQVCKAHGVKLAEAAIRFPLGHKQVVCVIPGGQKPLEVKRNAAMLQKRIPAALWRDLKREGLMRADAPTPK is encoded by the coding sequence ATGAAAACGCGCAAATTCACGACCAGGAACGGCGCCGTCCTCAATTTCACCGAACTTGGCTTTGGCACTGCGCCGCTCGGCAATCTCTACCGGCCGCTGACCGAAAAGGATGCGCGCACGACGCTCAATGCCGCCTGGGATGTCGGGTGCCGGGTGTTCGACACCGCGCCGCTCTACGGCCTCGGCCTTGCGGAGACGCGGCTCAACGGCTTTTTGCGCGAGCACGCGCGCAAGGATTATATCCTGTCGACCAAGGTCGGGCGGCTGCTCACGCTCACGCAGCCGGACCGGCGCACCGGCATCGGCAAGTTTTTCGACACACCCGCGCGCCAAGAGGTCTACGATTATTCCTATGACGGCGTGATGCGCTCGATCGAGTTCTCGCTCGAACGCCTCGGCGTCGATCAGATCGACATTCTGCTCTGCCACGATGTCGATATTTTCACCCATGGCTCGAAGGCCGAGTCGGACCGGCGCATCGGCGAGTTCATGGCCGGCGGCTACAAGGCGCTGCACAAATTGCGGGACGAAAAGGTCATCAAGGCCTTCGGCGCCGGCATCAACGAATGGCAGGTGGCCGAGACCCTGGCGCGCGCCGGCGATTTCGACCTCTTCCTGCTGGCCGGGCGCTACACGCTTTTGGAACAGGAGGCGCTGACCTCCTTCCTGCCCTATTGCGAGGAAAAGAACATCGGCATTCTGCTCGGCGGGCCTTACAATTCCGGGATCCTCGCGACGGGCCCGAAACCGGGCGCCTTTTACAATTACGATCCCGCGCCGCCTGAAATCCTGGAGCGCGTCGCGCGCATTGCGCAAGTGTGCAAGGCGCATGGCGTGAAGCTCGCGGAAGCGGCGATTCGCTTTCCGCTTGGGCACAAACAGGTCGTTTGCGTCATTCCCGGCGGACAAAAGCCCTTGGAAGTCAAACGCAATGCCGCCATGTTACAAAAGCGTATTCCTGCTGCTCTATGGCGTGATTTGAAACGTGAAGGGCTGATGCGCGCCGATGCGCCGACACCGAAGTAG
- a CDS encoding RbsD/FucU family protein, which translates to MLKGIDPILSPELLAVLREMGHGDEIAIVDANYPAASAGPTVVRLDGVAATEALDAILSLMPLDDFVPEAAWRMEVVGAPHQEQPIFAEFRNIIAAREGDSFELIPLERFAFYERASDAYAIVSTSERRLYGNVILKKGVIRSEEA; encoded by the coding sequence ATGCTGAAAGGAATTGACCCGATTCTCTCGCCCGAGCTTCTGGCCGTTTTGCGGGAGATGGGTCACGGCGATGAGATCGCCATCGTCGACGCGAATTATCCCGCGGCCAGCGCCGGCCCGACCGTGGTCCGCCTCGACGGCGTCGCGGCGACCGAGGCGCTGGACGCGATTCTTTCGCTGATGCCGCTCGACGATTTCGTGCCGGAAGCGGCCTGGCGCATGGAAGTCGTCGGCGCGCCGCATCAGGAGCAGCCGATCTTCGCCGAGTTCCGCAATATCATCGCCGCCCGCGAGGGCGATTCCTTCGAACTCATACCGCTGGAGCGTTTCGCCTTTTACGAGCGCGCCAGCGATGCCTATGCCATCGTCTCGACCAGCGAGCGCCGGCTGTATGGCAATGTCATCCTGAAGAAAGGCGTCATAAGGTCGGAGGAAGCCTGA
- a CDS encoding cytochrome b yields the protein MNYDRQILPANEASLMQQRWPLVMRGLHWLLAALILFMLGLGLYMVQIEQEPGRKFELYQWHKTIGAFVFALTALRALCRIFTHAPAHPATMSAFEHHASRIAHVLIYGLSFAMGVTGYVMISSSPLPLPIELFDGVHVPNLVAPDYALSEAMKALHHRLAYLFIGLLVVHVLAALKHHFWDRDDILRQMLPF from the coding sequence GTGAATTATGATCGTCAAATTCTGCCGGCGAACGAAGCATCATTGATGCAGCAGCGCTGGCCGCTTGTCATGCGCGGGTTGCACTGGCTGCTCGCCGCGCTCATTCTGTTCATGCTGGGCCTTGGTCTTTATATGGTGCAGATTGAACAGGAGCCGGGGCGCAAGTTCGAACTCTACCAATGGCATAAAACGATCGGCGCTTTCGTCTTCGCGCTCACGGCCCTGCGCGCCTTGTGCCGCATCTTCACGCACGCGCCAGCCCATCCAGCGACAATGAGCGCCTTCGAGCATCATGCGAGCCGCATCGCGCATGTTCTGATCTATGGCCTGTCGTTTGCGATGGGTGTCACCGGCTATGTGATGATTTCATCCTCGCCGCTGCCCTTGCCGATCGAGCTTTTCGACGGCGTTCATGTGCCCAATCTCGTCGCGCCCGATTACGCGTTGTCGGAGGCGATGAAGGCGCTCCACCATCGCCTCGCCTATCTTTTCATCGGGCTGCTCGTCGTCCATGTGCTCGCGGCGCTCAAACACCATTTCTGGGACCGCGACGACATCTTGCGGCAAATGCTGCCCTTTTAG
- a CDS encoding YceI family protein, translating to MFVLLPVRHRAKLLTCLVCVGFVTPAYPSGARNWRIDPAHTNIGFVVDGVGWPRTKGQFKDFNGKIAIDFDHPAASHVAFQVAAKSVDVGSSSFNDYLRTDAFFDVARYPVITFTSTHVEKVNEHHAQVTGDLTLRGVTHPVVIEVDVNRNGNSDSKVDFRATGIVHRLEFNMSAGFPAISNDVDLVVTTEALAE from the coding sequence ATGTTCGTTCTCTTGCCGGTTCGGCATCGCGCGAAGTTGCTCACATGTCTCGTTTGCGTCGGGTTCGTGACGCCCGCTTATCCGAGCGGAGCGCGCAACTGGCGGATCGATCCCGCGCATACCAACATCGGCTTCGTCGTCGACGGCGTCGGCTGGCCGCGGACGAAGGGGCAGTTCAAGGACTTCAACGGTAAGATCGCGATCGATTTCGACCATCCCGCCGCGAGCCATGTGGCGTTTCAGGTCGCGGCCAAATCGGTCGATGTCGGTTCGTCCTCGTTCAACGATTATCTGCGCACCGATGCGTTTTTCGATGTAGCGCGTTATCCGGTCATCACCTTCACCTCGACCCATGTGGAAAAGGTCAACGAACACCATGCGCAAGTGACGGGCGATCTGACCTTGCGCGGCGTCACCCATCCGGTCGTCATCGAAGTCGATGTGAATCGGAACGGCAATTCGGACTCGAAAGTCGATTTCCGCGCGACCGGCATCGTGCACCGGCTGGAGTTCAACATGAGTGCCGGCTTCCCGGCGATCAGTAATGATGTCGATCTTGTTGTCACGACCGAGGCGCTGGCGGAGTGA